A window of the Bufo gargarizans isolate SCDJY-AF-19 chromosome 1, ASM1485885v1, whole genome shotgun sequence genome harbors these coding sequences:
- the LOC122938011 gene encoding gastrula zinc finger protein XlCGF17.1-like: MMEEHQPLISQENPSKNSEGNIMLSLNYKAEDEDIMQHSSGENVQPGLHSTDLSSNLPNHEGPFPDESRTATSEGKKRHSCSECGKCFTNEQYFLKHKKLHMSPHTCSECGKCFTEKKCLTRHVRIHKGEKPYLCSECGKCFARKAHLDRHERLHTGERPYSCSECGKCFKRRTQLVIHLRIHTREMSYSCSECGKCFFKKSSLVKHEKLHTGGKLYSCSECGECFITRSNLFRHERIHTGERPYSCSECGKGFTRKSHLERHESGHRGEKPFSCFDCGKCFTQKPSLVAHQRKHKQEK, translated from the exons atgatggaggagcaccagcctcttatatcacagg AAAATCCCAGTAAGAATTCTGAGGGAAACATCATGTTATCACTAAATTATAAAGCAGAAGATGAAGATATCATGCAGCACTCTTCAGGAGAAAATGTACAGccaggacttcacagtacagatctatCAAGTAATCTCCCTAATCATGAGGGACCTTTTCCTGACGAATCACGGACTGCTACAAGTGAAGGGAAGAAACGACActcttgttcagaatgtgggaaatgctttacaaaTGAACAATATTTTCTTAAACATAAGAAACTTCACATGTCACCTCatacatgttcagaatgtgggaaatgttttacagaaaaaaaatgtcttaCTAGACATGTAAGAATTCAcaaaggagagaagccgtatttatgttcagaatgtgggaaatgttttgcacgGAAAGCACACCTTGATAGACATGAGAgacttcacacaggagagaggccatattcttgttcagaatgtgggaaatgttttaaaagaAGAACACAACTCGTTATACATCTGAGAATTCACACACGAGAGATgtcgtattcatgttcagaatgtgggaaatgtttttttaaaaaatcaagtcttgttaaacatgagaaaCTTCACACAGGAGGGAAactatattcatgttcagaatgtggagaatGTTTTATAACTAGATCAAATCTCtttagacatgagagaattcacacaggagagaggccatattcatgttcagaatgtgggaaaggttTTACACGGAAATCACACCTTGAAAGACATGAAAGCGGTCATagaggagagaagccgttttcatgtttcgattgtgggaaatgttttacacaaaagcCAAGTCTTGTTGCACATCAGAGAAAACACAAACAAGAAAAGTAG